Genomic segment of Wolbachia endosymbiont (group A) of Longitarsus flavicornis:
GAAATTGAGAGCCAAGAACTACGTCATGCACTAATAAAATCTTTGTTTGAAGGGATACGTATTTGTGAGGAGAAAGTGAGAGAGATAGAAAGGATTAAAGTTGCAAAGGATCTAGTAAAAGGGGGAATTTCTATTGATACTATTTTGCAAGCGGTAGGTTTATCTATTGATATGGTTTTAGATGGATAGCTCGTAAAAAAATTATAGCAATAAAGTTTTTTTCTTAAATAGAGGATAAATGTTTGTTTCTGCAAGCAATGTTAGTTACGGAATAGGGCAAAGAATAGAAAATTGTAGGTTAATGCGAGGGCATACTCAAATAGGATTAGCAAGTCAAATAGGTTTAACATACCAAGAAGTAAACAGCTATGAAGATGGGTATATTCCTATTCCAATTGAAGTACTATATATAATAGCAAGAGTATTATCAGTTGACGTTGTAGATTTATTACCTGAACCAGTAATAGTAAGGGAAGACAGCTATGAAGACGAGGAAATACTCTATCTAACGAAAATATACGAGAATCAAAAGTTAGGCAAAATAGTACCTTCATTAGTCAGGTTTGTTCATATTAGCGAAAAAATTAATCAAGAAGAGGCAAGGTTGGAAATAGCAAAAAATCTAGTGAAAGAAGGGGTTTCAGTTGACATAATTTCCCAAGCAACCGGCTTATCTATTTACGAGTATGATAATACAGAGAAAGAAGTCTGCACTGATTCTATATACTACAGAATAGGGCAAAGAATAAGAGAATGGAGATTGATAAAAAGGTATACTCAGAAAGATTTAGCAAACAAAGTTGGTTTAACACTCAAGGAAATACACGAGTATGAAATAGGATACACTGCCATATCATTTGACAAATTATATCAAATAGCAGAAGGATTATCAGTGAATATTAAAGTTCTGCTGCCTAAAACAAATGAAGATAGTGAACTACTTAATTTACTAAGAAAAACTGAAGAGCAAGAATTAGTGAAGAAATTTTTATCTAGGGATATGAAGAATAGCAAAGAGAAAGTTAAAAAAACAGAAAAGATCAAGGTTGCGAAAAATCTAGTGAAGGCGGGTGTTTCTACTGATGTTATTTTGCGAGCAAGTGGCCTAACTGCCGATGAGTGTGAAAATTGAATTGTGTTTAAGATACAAGTAAAAATAGTCAATATATTAACCATTCTAAATCCTTGTTTAGCTGACTCAACTGAAGCATTTTCATAAAGTTTTGCTGCTAATTCGTGTTGTTTGATAAACTTCAAATTTAATGCTTTTAAAATTGATGCTGAAAACACATATTGCTAATGCTAGCAGAGGAGCTAGTTGGTAAAATCGCCACAGCCGTCAGTACTCCCGATTACTTTTCCTGATAATGTGATAGTATTCGCAAGTATTATCATATATTACAAAAAAATCAGTTAGCATTTCTGTTTATTAAAATTATGCAATAAAGCTGCATTTTATATAACACTTCTCAAATTATTTCTACTAAATATTTATGAATATGGTTAAACAGTAGATAGAAGAAACCTTTTCTATTATTGATCTTTTGTACAGTAAAGTTATCTCATAAAATATTAAATTTGGAGTTTTATGGATCACAGACTAAGAGCTTATTTGCTTGGAGTTACCTGGTTTATACTCAGTTTACTTAGTAGTGTAGTTAATGATACTATATCAAAGTGTCTCGGTTTACACCTTCAAAGTTTTGAGATAATCTTTTTCCGTTTTTTATTTAGCACTATTACTCTTATACCTTTTATATTTTACTATGGAATAGGAGTTTGTAAAACAAGTCGAATATCTATTCAAATAACTAGAGGTGCATTGTTGTTTTGTGGAATGACCTTATGGACCTATGGGTTGACTATTTGCCCAATAGTAACTGCAACAATTATAGGTTTCTCAATACCATTATTTGTTATGCTTCTTGCAATTCCTTTTCTGGAAGAAAATATAATTTGGCAAAGATGGGTAGTAGCTGTCATTGGTTTTATTGGTATTGCTATTACTACTAAAGCTTATAGCGAAGACTTTAATCCTAAAATTCTTATTTTTATTGTATCCGCATTAATCTTCGCTACACTAGATGTACTTAATAAGAAGCTTGTAATGAAGGAGTCAATAGTAAGTATATTATTTTACTCAGCTCTAACAACAACAATTTTTTCCATTCCATCTTTGTTATTTTATTGGCATATGCCTTCCTTGTCAGAATTAATATTACTGCTGATTTTAGGAATAAGTTCAAACCTAATTCTGTTCTTCATGTTAAAAGCTTTTGCTCTTACTGATGCCACTGCACTTGCACCGTATAGATACATAGAGCTAATAATTTCTGCAATAGTAGCATACGTTATATTTAATGAATTACCTGATAAAAGTGCTTTATATGGTACTTTGATATTAATACCATCAACCTTATTTATAGCTTATTCGGAAGGTAAGGCAATTAAGAAAAATAATGTAACAACAAAAGTTTATAATTGTTAATGGTATTTATTTTAGATGCTAAGCTATATTTTTAAGGTGATAATAAAATGCACATAACTATTATAGGAGTAGGGTATGTAGGCTTAGTATCTGGTACAATGTTATCGGAGCAGGGCCATAAAGTTGATTGCATTGACATAAATACTGAGAAGATTGAACTTTTGAAATCAGGGAAAATTCCTCTATATGAACCTGGATTAGCAGATTATTTAGAGAATAATATAAAGTCACAAAGGATAAGATTTTTTGATTCGTATTCTCAAATAAATCCCAATACAGAAGTAGTATTTGTAACTGTAGATACTCCATCAGACTCCCTAGGAAATGCAAATTTAAAGAATGTATATAATGCAGTAAGTGAAGTTTCTGAGAGAGTTAATCAAGATTGCTTAATAGTGATAAAGTCAACTGTTCCTCCTGGTACTGCAGAAAATATACATAATTATTTATCTAATAAGGGCTATAACTTTGATTTAGGAGTTAATCCAGAGTTTCTCAAGCAAGGCTCTGCAGTATCAGATTTTTTATACCCAGATAGGATAATAATAGGAGTAAAAACTAAGCTAGCTAGGGCAAAACTAGAAGTTATATATAGATCATTTATAGATAAGAATATTCCGTTAATAGTCACTGATACAGTTACTGCTGAAATGATTAAATATGCTTCTAATGCCTTTCTAGCAACAAAGGTTGCTTTTATCAATGAGATGGCAGGTTTATGTGAGCTATTAGGAGCAGACATTGACCTTTTAGCTAACAGTATGGGAATGGACCATAGAATAGGTAAGGAATTTCTCAAAGCTGGTCCAGGATTTGGAGGATCATGTTTTCCTAAAGATTTATCGGCCTTAATAAGGCTTGCTGAAGATCACAATGTCAAGCTACAAATTTTAAATTCAGTTAAGGAATCTAACTATAATCATATAACAAACATTGCTAAAAAGGTAGAATATCTATTAAATGGAGTCCAAAATAAAAAAATAGCAATATGGGGGCTAACTTTTAAGTCTGGTACTGATGATGTAAGAAATAGCCCAGCTATAGATATTGCACAATTGTTAGTGAATAACAAGGCTAAAATCACTGCATATGACCCAATGGGGATGGATAATGCTAGGCAAGTTCTAAAGGATATAGAGTACGCGGACAATGCTATAGGGGCTGCAAGGGACGCGGAAGCCTTGTTATTATTAACAGAGTGGGGGGAATTTAAAAATCAAGATTTTGCAAGTTTAAAGAGTATTATGGCTGCACCTAATGTTTTTGATTTCCGTAATTTATTAGATAGCGAGCTGTTACTAAGATATGGTTACCATGTTTATTCCTTGGGTAAAAAATCTATCTACAAAGTTTAACTGTTGAGAAATGTTTTTTACACCGCTTTACTTAGTTTTTTAAGATCTTTGCTTGATAATATGGAAAAGCAAACGAGTGCAATAACAGAGCAAATGGAAAAAAATGAAAACATAATACTGTTACCACAGTGCTTAACAAGTACTCCTAAGAGCACGCATGAAAATATTGAACTTGCAATATACCCAAATAATCCTGTCAAGCTTACAATTGTACATACATTATTTTGTGGAGCAATGTCTACAGCTATAACACCTGTTAGTACTTGTACTCCAAATATAAAAAATCCTGATAAAGCTGCACCAAGACTCATAAGAACTATGTTTTGACAAAAGTTCATTCCAATAAAAGTGAGTGCTATACCCAGCATGTAAAGTAATGCTAGCAAACTTCTATTTTGAAAGAAATACATATCACTAATTCTTCCTGTGATTAAAGTTCCAAGGATTCCACCCAAATCATAGACACCTGTGATTAGTGAGGATTGTACAAGAGAGATTTGTAATCTATCTTTTAAAATTATAGGAAACCAAAAGAAGATTCCCATTTTTATAATATAAGTACAAAAAGTAGCATAACATAGAAACCATATGGAACTTGTCACCTTAATGCCAATTTTAGGTTTCTGCACCTTATAGATAGTAGGAGTAGTACTTTCTCTGTAATATGCTTTTAATGTTATGTAAATTCCAAAAAGTAAGCATAAGAGGCCAGAATACAAAAATGCACTTTTTACACCATATATTTTGATTATACTTGGTAACACAATTAAAGTAAGGCAAGAACCAAGTTGCTGAGATGCACTCATAACCCCCCACAATGATGCAATTGAAGAGATACTAGAGTTTGTAATCATAAACTTGGTAATAGCTGGCCAACCTACTCCTTGTGCCCAAGCTAATAATATCAATGTTAACAGTAATAAGGTTAGGTTATTGTATGATAAAATTATACCAA
This window contains:
- a CDS encoding helix-turn-helix domain-containing protein, with the protein product MFVSASNVSYGIGQRIENCRLMRGHTQIGLASQIGLTYQEVNSYEDGYIPIPIEVLYIIARVLSVDVVDLLPEPVIVREDSYEDEEILYLTKIYENQKLGKIVPSLVRFVHISEKINQEEARLEIAKNLVKEGVSVDIISQATGLSIYEYDNTEKEVCTDSIYYRIGQRIREWRLIKRYTQKDLANKVGLTLKEIHEYEIGYTAISFDKLYQIAEGLSVNIKVLLPKTNEDSELLNLLRKTEEQELVKKFLSRDMKNSKEKVKKTEKIKVAKNLVKAGVSTDVILRASGLTADECEN
- a CDS encoding DMT family transporter, coding for MDHRLRAYLLGVTWFILSLLSSVVNDTISKCLGLHLQSFEIIFFRFLFSTITLIPFIFYYGIGVCKTSRISIQITRGALLFCGMTLWTYGLTICPIVTATIIGFSIPLFVMLLAIPFLEENIIWQRWVVAVIGFIGIAITTKAYSEDFNPKILIFIVSALIFATLDVLNKKLVMKESIVSILFYSALTTTIFSIPSLLFYWHMPSLSELILLLILGISSNLILFFMLKAFALTDATALAPYRYIELIISAIVAYVIFNELPDKSALYGTLILIPSTLFIAYSEGKAIKKNNVTTKVYNC
- a CDS encoding UDP-glucose dehydrogenase family protein yields the protein MHITIIGVGYVGLVSGTMLSEQGHKVDCIDINTEKIELLKSGKIPLYEPGLADYLENNIKSQRIRFFDSYSQINPNTEVVFVTVDTPSDSLGNANLKNVYNAVSEVSERVNQDCLIVIKSTVPPGTAENIHNYLSNKGYNFDLGVNPEFLKQGSAVSDFLYPDRIIIGVKTKLARAKLEVIYRSFIDKNIPLIVTDTVTAEMIKYASNAFLATKVAFINEMAGLCELLGADIDLLANSMGMDHRIGKEFLKAGPGFGGSCFPKDLSALIRLAEDHNVKLQILNSVKESNYNHITNIAKKVEYLLNGVQNKKIAIWGLTFKSGTDDVRNSPAIDIAQLLVNNKAKITAYDPMGMDNARQVLKDIEYADNAIGAARDAEALLLLTEWGEFKNQDFASLKSIMAAPNVFDFRNLLDSELLLRYGYHVYSLGKKSIYKV
- a CDS encoding MFS transporter — its product is MNFVFFQYLLFFFGYVLLYFSRQSIPIALPLLIDTDHVKLSYFFACFSFFYGVSKFFNGIIMDFKDNPLFMFGLCNIVTGISTIGIILSYNNLTLLLLTLILLAWAQGVGWPAITKFMITNSSISSIASLWGVMSASQQLGSCLTLIVLPSIIKIYGVKSAFLYSGLLCLLFGIYITLKAYYRESTTPTIYKVQKPKIGIKVTSSIWFLCYATFCTYIIKMGIFFWFPIILKDRLQISLVQSSLITGVYDLGGILGTLITGRISDMYFFQNRSLLALLYMLGIALTFIGMNFCQNIVLMSLGAALSGFFIFGVQVLTGVIAVDIAPQNNVCTIVSLTGLFGYIASSIFSCVLLGVLVKHCGNSIMFSFFSICSVIALVCFSILSSKDLKKLSKAV